Genomic window (Deltaproteobacteria bacterium):
GCCGACTTCGGGGATGGCGGGCAGCACGAACGCCTCGTCCAGGCCGAGCGCGTCCATGGCGGCGTCGATCTCGGCGCCGAGCGGCCCGCGCAGCCCCGGGTCGATCTTCTTGAGCACCAGCCCCGCCCAGCCCGGGCCCACGTCGGTCAGCACCGCCGCGACCCGGCGCGCCGCGTCCGCCGGCGCGAGCGTGCGGCTCTGCGTGTTGCGCACGCACGTCGCGCCGCGCGGCCCGGGCCCCCGCGCCTCGAGCGCCGGCTGCACCACGACCCCGCCGCCCCCCGGGAGGAGCTCGGCCCCGACATCGCAGGCCCCGGTGAGGTCGTCGGCGAGAACACGCAACGCATCCATGTAAGTTAGACTCTCAGGCGCGGAGCACGGCGCGGGCGGGCGCCCCGCCGAGCTCCGGGAACTTGCCGAGGGCCGTCGGCGAGGACGTCGTGCGGCGCATCGACGTGCGTTCCGGGGTGGCTCCAGAGGGTGAGGAGCCCTCCTCCCGAGCGCCCGCCGTCACGCCGCCCTCCCGTACGCGGCGGCGAGCCCCGGCTCGGCCGCGCCGCGGCGCGCGAGCGCGATCTCGGC
Coding sequences:
- a CDS encoding four-carbon acid sugar kinase family protein, whose translation is MDALRVLADDLTGACDVGAELLPGGGGVVVQPALEARGPGPRGATCVRNTQSRTLAPADAARRVAAVLTDVGPGWAGLVLKKIDPGLRGPLGAEIDAAMDALGLDEAFVLPAIPEVGRTTLAGRQMIGGNEYTPDHGRRARLRLRRPHPLRRVASR